Proteins encoded in a region of the Ralstonia pseudosolanacearum genome:
- the hisD gene encoding histidinol dehydrogenase, producing the protein MSLTIRKLDSADAGFAAQLRQVLAFDASEDEAIDRAAAQILADVKARGDAAVLETTLRFDRIEADSVAALELSPVVLQAALDGLEPTRRAALEAAAARVRAYHEKQKIECGTHSWEYAEADGTVLGQKVTPLDRVGIYVPGGKAAYPSSVLMNAIPARVAGVKEIIMVVPTPGGVRNELVLAAACIAGVDRVFTIGGAQAVGALAYGTETVPAVDKIVGPGNAYVAAAKRRVFGTVGIDMIAGPSEILVICDGTTDPDWVAMDLFSQAEHDELAQSILLCPDAGFIAQVEASIRRQLGDMPRKEVIAASLSGRGALIQVRDMDEACEITNDIAPEHLEISAENPRQWAERIRHAGAIFLGKYTSESLGDYCAGPNHVLPTSRTARFSSPLGVYDFIKRSSLIEVSEAGAQMLGEIASELAYGEGLQAHARSAEYRLQRTTTE; encoded by the coding sequence ATGAGCCTGACCATCCGCAAACTGGATTCGGCCGACGCCGGATTCGCGGCGCAACTGCGCCAGGTGCTCGCCTTCGACGCGAGCGAAGACGAAGCCATCGACCGCGCCGCCGCGCAGATCCTGGCCGACGTGAAGGCACGCGGCGACGCCGCCGTGCTGGAGACCACACTGCGCTTCGACCGCATCGAAGCCGACAGCGTGGCCGCGCTGGAGCTGTCGCCGGTGGTGCTGCAGGCCGCGCTGGACGGCTTGGAGCCCACGCGCCGCGCCGCACTGGAGGCCGCCGCCGCCCGCGTGCGCGCCTACCACGAGAAGCAGAAGATCGAGTGCGGCACGCACAGCTGGGAGTACGCGGAAGCCGACGGCACCGTGCTCGGCCAGAAGGTCACGCCGCTCGACCGCGTCGGCATCTACGTGCCGGGCGGCAAGGCGGCGTACCCGTCGTCGGTGCTGATGAACGCGATTCCGGCGCGTGTGGCCGGCGTCAAGGAAATCATCATGGTGGTGCCCACGCCGGGCGGCGTGCGCAACGAGCTGGTGCTGGCCGCGGCCTGCATCGCCGGAGTGGACCGCGTGTTCACCATCGGCGGCGCGCAGGCGGTGGGGGCGCTGGCCTACGGCACCGAGACCGTGCCCGCCGTCGACAAGATCGTCGGCCCGGGCAACGCCTACGTGGCGGCGGCCAAGCGGCGCGTGTTCGGCACGGTCGGCATCGACATGATCGCCGGGCCGTCCGAGATCCTCGTCATCTGCGACGGCACCACCGATCCGGACTGGGTGGCGATGGACCTGTTCTCGCAGGCCGAGCACGACGAGCTCGCGCAGTCGATCCTGCTGTGCCCGGACGCCGGCTTCATCGCCCAGGTGGAAGCCAGCATTCGGCGCCAACTCGGCGACATGCCGCGCAAGGAGGTGATTGCCGCCTCGCTGTCGGGCCGCGGCGCGCTGATCCAGGTACGCGACATGGACGAGGCGTGCGAGATCACCAACGACATCGCGCCGGAACACCTCGAGATTTCCGCCGAGAACCCGCGTCAGTGGGCCGAGCGTATCCGCCATGCCGGCGCCATCTTCCTCGGCAAGTACACCAGCGAGTCGTTGGGCGACTACTGCGCGGGCCCGAACCACGTGCTGCCGACCTCGCGCACGGCGCGCTTCTCGTCGCCGCTGGGCGTGTACGACTTCATCAAGCGCTCCAGCCTGATCGAGGTGAGCGAGGCGGGCGCGCAGATGCTGGGCGAGATCGCCTCCGAGCTGGCCTACGGCGAGGGGTTGCAGGCGCATGCCCGCAGCGCCGAATACCGCCTGCAGCGCACCACCACCGAGTGA
- the murA gene encoding UDP-N-acetylglucosamine 1-carboxyvinyltransferase, protein MDKLLIEGNGPLSGEIRVSGAKNAALPIMCAALLTPEPLTLHNVPNLQDVRTMLKLLRQMGVAGTQDGHDVTLDAAAIDAPEAPYDLVKTMRASILVLGPLLARFGHARVSLPGGCGIGARPVDQHIKGLQQMGAEIVIEHGYIEAKLADGAKRLHGARIVTDMVTVTGTENLLMAAVLADGETVLENAAREPEVTDLANLLVKMGARIDGIGTDRLVVQGVEALKGAEHTVIADRIEAGTFLCAVAAAGGDVTLRGVPSGILDAVLDKLREAGVTLTTGDDWIRVQMHGRPKAVSFRTSEYPAFPTDMQAQFMMLNCIAEGAALVTETIFENRFMHVQELNRLGANIITEGNTAAVTGVEQLSGATVMATDLRASASLVIAGLVAQGETLVDRIYHLDRGYDRIEDKLSAVGAKIRRIQA, encoded by the coding sequence ATGGACAAACTGCTGATCGAAGGCAATGGCCCGCTGTCGGGCGAAATCCGCGTTTCCGGTGCCAAGAACGCCGCGCTGCCGATCATGTGCGCCGCGCTGCTGACGCCCGAGCCGCTCACGCTGCACAACGTGCCCAACCTGCAGGATGTGCGCACCATGCTCAAGCTGCTGCGCCAGATGGGCGTGGCGGGCACGCAGGATGGCCATGACGTCACGCTCGATGCCGCCGCCATCGATGCGCCGGAAGCGCCGTACGACCTGGTGAAGACCATGCGCGCGTCGATCCTCGTGCTGGGGCCGCTGCTGGCGCGCTTCGGCCACGCGCGCGTGTCGCTGCCGGGCGGCTGCGGCATCGGCGCGCGACCGGTCGACCAGCACATCAAGGGCCTGCAGCAGATGGGCGCCGAGATCGTCATCGAGCACGGCTACATCGAAGCCAAGCTCGCCGACGGCGCCAAGCGGCTGCACGGCGCGCGCATCGTCACCGACATGGTGACCGTGACCGGCACCGAGAACCTGCTGATGGCCGCCGTGCTGGCCGACGGCGAGACCGTGCTGGAAAACGCCGCGCGCGAGCCGGAAGTGACCGACCTCGCCAACCTGCTGGTGAAGATGGGCGCGCGCATCGACGGCATCGGCACCGACCGCCTGGTGGTGCAGGGCGTCGAAGCGCTCAAGGGTGCCGAGCACACCGTCATCGCCGACCGCATCGAGGCCGGCACGTTCCTGTGCGCGGTGGCCGCGGCCGGCGGCGACGTGACGCTGCGCGGCGTGCCGTCGGGCATTCTCGACGCGGTGCTCGACAAGCTGCGCGAAGCCGGCGTGACGCTCACCACGGGCGACGACTGGATCCGCGTGCAGATGCACGGCCGCCCGAAGGCGGTCAGCTTCCGCACCTCGGAATACCCGGCCTTCCCGACCGACATGCAGGCGCAGTTCATGATGCTGAACTGCATCGCCGAAGGGGCTGCGCTGGTGACGGAGACGATCTTCGAGAACCGCTTCATGCACGTGCAGGAACTGAACCGCCTGGGCGCCAACATCATCACCGAAGGCAACACGGCAGCGGTGACGGGCGTGGAGCAGCTCTCGGGCGCGACCGTGATGGCGACCGACCTGCGCGCCTCGGCCAGCCTGGTGATCGCCGGCTTGGTGGCACAGGGCGAAACGCTGGTCGACCGTATCTATCACCTCGATCGCGGCTATGACCGCATCGAGGACAAGCTCTCCGCCGTCGGCGCCAAAATCCGCCGCATCCAAGCGTAA
- the hisH gene encoding imidazole glycerol phosphate synthase subunit HisH, whose translation MTTIAIVDYGMGNLRSVAQALRTVAPDADVRISAQADEIRAADRVVLPGQGAMPDCMAAFDQSGLREAVLEAARTKPMLGVCVGEQMLLERSAEARAGEAFTAGLGLISGDVIRFDLDGRLQPDGSRYKVPQMGWNRVHQSRTHALWADVPDQSYFYFVHSYYARPAHPDESVGETEYGVRFTCAIARDNIFATQFHPEKSAQAGLQIYRNFVHWKP comes from the coding sequence ATGACTACGATTGCAATTGTCGATTACGGCATGGGTAACCTGCGCTCGGTGGCGCAGGCCCTGCGTACCGTTGCCCCGGACGCCGATGTGCGCATCAGTGCGCAGGCCGACGAGATCCGGGCCGCCGACCGGGTGGTGCTGCCGGGGCAGGGCGCCATGCCCGACTGCATGGCGGCCTTTGATCAGTCCGGACTGCGCGAAGCTGTGCTCGAAGCCGCGCGCACCAAGCCGATGCTCGGCGTGTGCGTGGGCGAACAGATGCTGCTGGAGCGCAGCGCCGAGGCGCGCGCCGGCGAGGCGTTCACGGCGGGCCTGGGGCTGATTTCCGGCGATGTGATTCGCTTCGACCTGGACGGCCGGTTGCAGCCGGACGGTTCGCGGTACAAAGTGCCTCAGATGGGCTGGAACCGCGTACACCAGAGCCGAACCCATGCGCTGTGGGCCGATGTGCCGGACCAGAGCTACTTTTACTTCGTGCACAGTTACTATGCACGGCCGGCGCACCCCGACGAATCGGTCGGGGAGACCGAGTACGGTGTGCGGTTTACCTGCGCCATTGCCCGGGATAATATTTTCGCAACACAGTTTCACCCGGAAAAAAGTGCGCAGGCCGGCTTGCAGATCTACCGGAATTTCGTGCACTGGAAGCCCTGA
- a CDS encoding DUF4870 family protein, translating to MDKYGAAMALTDDAERLAGLRRLTHILYALYAIFWLTGGITALIAIIVGYVKRDDVRGTLYESHFRWQIRSFWWCVLWGVIGVLLIPLAFFGFAVLWALGIWMLYRIVKGWLYLNDSKPMYANP from the coding sequence GTGGACAAATACGGAGCGGCGATGGCGCTGACGGACGATGCGGAACGGCTGGCCGGACTGCGGCGGCTGACCCACATCCTGTATGCGCTGTACGCCATTTTCTGGCTGACCGGCGGCATCACCGCGCTGATTGCCATCATCGTCGGCTACGTGAAGCGCGACGATGTGCGGGGCACGCTGTACGAATCGCATTTCCGCTGGCAGATCCGTTCGTTCTGGTGGTGCGTATTGTGGGGTGTGATTGGCGTGCTGCTGATCCCGCTGGCCTTTTTCGGCTTCGCCGTACTGTGGGCCCTGGGCATCTGGATGCTGTATCGTATTGTGAAGGGCTGGCTGTATCTCAACGACAGCAAGCCGATGTACGCCAATCCGTAA
- the hisC gene encoding histidinol-phosphate transaminase → MTMNANAPVQPSLDDLLGRIVRDDVRAMGAYHVPDASGMVKLDAMENPYHLPAMLRDALGKRLAEVALNRYPVPTADALKAQLKRVMRVPAGAEVLLGNGSDEIISLIAIAAAKSGATVLAPVPGFVMYAMSAQLMGLKFVGVPLRADLTLDREAMLAAMAEHQPAVIYLAYPNNPTGNLFDAADMDAILRAARGPVCQSLVVVDEAYQPFAQHSWMPRLPEFDHLLVMRTVSKLGLAGIRLGYVAGHPKWIAELDKVRPPYNVNVLTEATAAFVLDHVDVLDAQAAILRTERTRLIDALSAQPGVTVFPSAANFLLLRVPDAAGLFERLLKRRVLVKNVSKMHPLLANCLRVTVSNPEENAQFLDAFAASLQDTP, encoded by the coding sequence ATGACCATGAACGCCAACGCACCCGTCCAGCCCTCTCTCGATGACCTGCTCGGCCGCATCGTGCGCGACGACGTGCGCGCGATGGGCGCGTACCACGTGCCCGACGCCTCCGGCATGGTCAAGCTGGACGCGATGGAGAACCCCTACCACCTGCCGGCCATGCTGCGCGACGCGCTCGGCAAGCGGCTGGCCGAGGTGGCGCTGAACCGCTACCCGGTGCCCACCGCCGACGCGCTCAAGGCCCAGCTCAAGCGCGTGATGCGCGTGCCGGCCGGCGCCGAGGTGCTGCTGGGCAACGGCTCGGACGAGATCATCAGCCTGATCGCCATCGCCGCGGCCAAGTCGGGCGCGACCGTGCTGGCGCCGGTGCCGGGCTTCGTGATGTACGCGATGTCGGCGCAACTGATGGGGCTGAAGTTCGTGGGCGTGCCGCTCAGGGCCGATCTCACGCTCGACCGCGAAGCGATGCTGGCCGCCATGGCCGAGCACCAGCCCGCCGTCATCTACCTGGCCTATCCGAACAACCCGACCGGCAACCTGTTCGACGCAGCCGACATGGATGCGATCCTCCGTGCCGCGCGCGGGCCGGTGTGCCAGAGCCTGGTGGTGGTCGACGAGGCCTACCAGCCGTTCGCCCAGCACAGCTGGATGCCGCGCCTGCCCGAGTTCGACCACCTGCTGGTGATGCGCACCGTCTCCAAGCTGGGCCTGGCGGGCATCCGCCTGGGCTACGTGGCCGGCCACCCGAAGTGGATCGCCGAGCTCGACAAGGTGCGCCCGCCGTACAACGTGAACGTGCTGACCGAAGCCACCGCCGCGTTTGTGCTCGACCACGTGGACGTGCTCGATGCCCAGGCAGCGATCCTGCGCACCGAGCGTACCCGGCTGATCGATGCGCTGTCCGCCCAGCCGGGCGTGACGGTGTTCCCGAGCGCCGCCAACTTCCTGCTGCTGCGCGTGCCCGATGCCGCCGGCCTGTTCGAGCGCCTGCTCAAACGGCGGGTCCTGGTCAAAAACGTCAGTAAAATGCACCCGTTGCTGGCCAACTGTCTGCGCGTGACGGTCAGCAACCCCGAAGAAAACGCGCAATTTCTTGATGCCTTTGCCGCATCGCTGCAGGACACCCCATGA
- a CDS encoding MarC family protein: protein MDLTKSFFSLLALINPIGAIPFFISLTESQTDEEKRRTIKTASVSVALVIGISALLGEQIIGFFGFSVGSLQVGGGIIMIMIALNMLNAQTSRTKATPEEEDEAGVRASIAVVPLAIPLLTGPGSISTVIVYAGKTQHWYELLFLAGVGVLIALVVWIVLRAAEPIARVIGRTGINVGTRLMGLILAALAVEFIVDGLKTLLPVLKS, encoded by the coding sequence ATGGATCTGACCAAGAGCTTCTTTTCGCTGCTGGCACTGATCAACCCGATCGGGGCGATCCCGTTCTTCATCAGTTTGACCGAGAGCCAGACGGATGAAGAAAAGCGGCGCACGATCAAGACCGCGTCGGTTTCGGTGGCGCTGGTGATCGGCATCAGCGCGCTGCTGGGCGAGCAGATCATCGGTTTCTTCGGTTTTTCGGTCGGCTCGCTGCAGGTGGGCGGCGGGATCATCATGATCATGATCGCGCTGAACATGCTGAACGCGCAGACCAGCCGCACCAAGGCCACGCCGGAGGAAGAGGACGAGGCCGGCGTGCGGGCCAGCATCGCGGTGGTGCCGCTGGCGATCCCCTTGCTGACGGGCCCGGGCTCGATCAGCACGGTGATCGTCTACGCGGGCAAGACCCAGCACTGGTACGAGCTGCTCTTCCTGGCCGGCGTGGGCGTGCTGATCGCGCTGGTGGTGTGGATCGTGCTGCGCGCCGCCGAGCCGATCGCCCGCGTGATCGGCCGCACCGGTATCAACGTCGGCACGCGCCTGATGGGGTTGATCCTCGCGGCGCTGGCCGTGGAATTCATCGTCGACGGGCTGAAAACCCTGTTGCCTGTTCTCAAATCATGA
- a CDS encoding BolA family protein produces MLPTPEQIKQYIEAGLPCEHLEIEGDGQHFFATIVSAQFEGKRLIQRHQLVYAALGDRMRAEIHALSMKTLTPAEWRP; encoded by the coding sequence CACCCGAACAAATCAAGCAGTACATCGAAGCCGGCCTGCCGTGCGAACACCTCGAAATCGAGGGCGACGGCCAGCACTTCTTCGCCACCATCGTCAGCGCGCAGTTCGAAGGCAAGCGATTGATCCAGCGCCACCAGCTCGTCTACGCGGCGCTGGGCGACCGCATGCGCGCGGAGATCCATGCCCTGTCCATGAAGACCCTGACGCCGGCCGAGTGGAGACCCTGA
- the hisA gene encoding 1-(5-phosphoribosyl)-5-[(5-phosphoribosylamino)methylideneamino]imidazole-4-carboxamide isomerase, with the protein MLLIPAIDLKDGQCVRLKQGDMDQATVFSEDPAAMARHWVDQGARRLHLVDLNGAFVGKPRNEAAIKAIIAEVGREIPVQLGGGIRDLNTIERWLDDGLSYVIIGTAAVKNPGFLQDACTAFGGHIIVGLDAKDGKVATDGWSKLTGHEVLDLARKYEDYGVEAIIYTDIGRDGMLQGINIDATVKLAQSVSIPVIASGGLSSLKDIDHLCAVENEGVEGVICGRAIYSGDLNFREAQDHADKLGAA; encoded by the coding sequence ATGTTGCTCATCCCGGCCATCGACCTGAAGGACGGTCAGTGTGTGCGCCTCAAACAAGGCGATATGGATCAAGCCACCGTGTTCTCGGAAGACCCCGCTGCCATGGCGCGGCATTGGGTCGACCAGGGCGCGCGCCGGCTGCATCTGGTCGATCTGAACGGCGCCTTCGTAGGCAAGCCCCGCAATGAGGCGGCGATCAAGGCCATCATCGCCGAGGTGGGCCGCGAGATTCCGGTGCAGCTCGGCGGCGGCATCCGCGATCTCAACACCATCGAACGCTGGCTGGACGACGGGCTGTCGTACGTCATCATCGGCACGGCGGCGGTCAAGAATCCGGGCTTCCTGCAGGACGCCTGCACCGCGTTCGGCGGCCACATCATCGTCGGGCTCGATGCCAAGGACGGCAAGGTGGCGACCGACGGCTGGAGCAAGCTGACCGGCCATGAAGTGCTGGATCTGGCCCGCAAGTACGAAGACTACGGCGTCGAAGCCATCATCTACACCGACATCGGCCGCGACGGCATGCTGCAGGGCATCAATATCGACGCGACGGTCAAGCTGGCGCAGTCGGTGTCGATCCCGGTGATCGCCAGCGGCGGCCTGTCCAGCCTGAAGGACATCGACCACCTGTGCGCCGTGGAGAACGAGGGCGTGGAGGGCGTGATCTGCGGGCGCGCCATCTACTCCGGCGACCTCAATTTCCGGGAAGCGCAGGACCACGCGGACAAGCTCGGCGCGGCCTAA
- a CDS encoding phosphoribosyl-ATP diphosphatase, with amino-acid sequence MSDTLRRLGEVLESRKLANGGDPEKSYIARLFHKGDDAILKKIGEEATETVMAAKDARAAGMTDEARGKVVYEVADLWFHTMVLLSHFDLTPDDVVNELARREGLSGLEEKALRKSQTRDAAGD; translated from the coding sequence ATGAGTGACACCCTGCGCCGCCTGGGCGAGGTGCTCGAATCCCGCAAGCTCGCCAACGGCGGTGATCCGGAGAAGAGCTACATCGCCCGCCTGTTCCACAAGGGCGACGACGCCATCCTCAAGAAGATCGGCGAAGAGGCCACCGAGACCGTGATGGCCGCCAAGGACGCTCGCGCCGCCGGCATGACCGACGAGGCGCGCGGCAAGGTCGTCTACGAGGTGGCCGACCTGTGGTTCCACACCATGGTGCTGCTGTCGCACTTCGACCTGACGCCCGACGACGTGGTCAACGAACTGGCGCGCCGCGAAGGGCTCTCGGGCCTGGAGGAGAAGGCGCTGCGCAAGTCGCAGACGCGCGATGCGGCCGGTGACTGA
- the hisI gene encoding phosphoribosyl-AMP cyclohydrolase, which yields MSRKWLNKVKWDDHGLVPVIVQEQGSNDVLMFAFMNREALQKTVETGEAVFWSRSRKRLWHKGEESGHIQQVHEIRLDCDEDVVLLRVTQIGGIACHTGRHACFFQKFEGTAEEGDWHTVEPVLKNPDDIYAGKPGHNHE from the coding sequence ATGTCCAGAAAATGGCTCAACAAGGTGAAGTGGGACGATCACGGGCTGGTGCCGGTCATCGTGCAGGAGCAGGGCAGCAATGACGTCCTGATGTTTGCCTTCATGAACCGCGAAGCGCTGCAGAAGACGGTCGAGACCGGCGAGGCCGTGTTCTGGTCGCGCTCGCGCAAGCGCCTGTGGCACAAGGGCGAGGAGTCCGGCCACATCCAGCAGGTGCACGAGATTCGCCTCGATTGCGACGAAGACGTGGTCTTGCTCCGCGTCACGCAGATCGGCGGCATCGCCTGCCATACTGGCCGCCACGCGTGCTTCTTCCAGAAGTTCGAGGGCACGGCGGAAGAGGGCGATTGGCACACCGTCGAACCCGTGCTCAAGAATCCTGACGACATCTACGCCGGCAAGCCCGGCCACAACCATGAGTGA
- the hisB gene encoding imidazoleglycerol-phosphate dehydratase HisB, with amino-acid sequence MSRRAEVTRNTSETQIRVALDLDGTGKQTLNTGVPFLDHMLDQIARHGMVDLDVTATGDTHIDDHHTVEDVGITLGQAVAKAIGDKKGIVRYGHSYVPLDEALSRVVIDFSGRPGLEFHVPFTRARVGSFDVDLSIEFFRGFVNHAGVTLHIDNLRGVNAHHQIETVFKAFGRALRMAVEIDPRAAGTIPSTKGAL; translated from the coding sequence ATGAGCCGCCGCGCCGAGGTCACTCGCAACACCTCCGAAACGCAGATCCGCGTCGCCCTTGATTTGGACGGCACGGGCAAGCAGACGCTGAACACCGGCGTTCCCTTCCTCGACCACATGCTCGACCAGATCGCCCGCCATGGCATGGTCGACCTGGACGTCACGGCCACCGGCGACACCCACATCGACGATCACCACACCGTGGAAGACGTCGGCATCACGCTCGGCCAGGCGGTCGCCAAGGCTATTGGCGACAAGAAGGGCATCGTGCGTTACGGCCACAGCTACGTGCCGCTGGACGAAGCGCTGTCGCGCGTGGTGATCGACTTCTCCGGCCGTCCGGGCCTGGAGTTCCACGTGCCGTTCACGCGTGCGCGCGTGGGCAGCTTCGACGTGGACCTGTCCATCGAATTCTTCCGCGGGTTCGTCAACCATGCCGGCGTGACGCTGCATATCGACAACCTGCGCGGCGTCAACGCGCATCACCAGATCGAAACCGTGTTCAAGGCCTTCGGCCGTGCGCTGCGCATGGCGGTGGAGATCGATCCGCGTGCCGCCGGCACGATTCCGTCGACCAAGGGCGCACTCTGA
- the hisG gene encoding ATP phosphoribosyltransferase codes for MNAIQSAPDQLTLALSKGRIFEETLPLLKAAGIEVTEDPETSRKLILPTSDPALRVIIVRASDVPTYVQYGAADFGVAGRDVLMEHGMAGLYAPIDLNIARCRMSVAVPKGFDYANAVRQGARLSVATKYLNTAREHFAKKGVHVDLIKLYGSMELGPLVGLADAIVDLVSTGGTLRANNLVEVEEIVQISSRLVVNQAALKLKRERLAPILDAFERASRPAGAESGRVGEPA; via the coding sequence ATGAACGCAATCCAGTCCGCTCCCGATCAGCTCACACTGGCACTGTCGAAGGGGCGCATCTTTGAAGAGACGCTGCCGCTGCTGAAGGCGGCCGGCATCGAGGTGACCGAAGATCCGGAAACCTCGCGCAAGCTGATCCTGCCGACCTCCGACCCGGCGCTGCGCGTGATCATCGTGCGCGCCTCCGACGTGCCGACCTACGTGCAGTACGGCGCGGCGGACTTCGGCGTGGCCGGCCGCGACGTGCTGATGGAGCACGGCATGGCGGGCCTGTATGCGCCCATCGACCTGAACATCGCCCGCTGCCGCATGTCGGTGGCGGTGCCCAAGGGCTTCGATTACGCGAACGCGGTGCGCCAAGGCGCACGCCTGTCGGTGGCGACGAAGTATCTGAACACCGCACGTGAGCATTTCGCCAAGAAGGGCGTGCACGTCGACCTGATCAAGCTGTACGGCTCGATGGAGCTGGGCCCGCTGGTGGGCCTGGCCGATGCCATCGTCGACCTGGTCAGCACCGGCGGCACGCTGCGCGCGAACAACCTCGTCGAGGTGGAGGAGATCGTGCAGATCTCGTCCCGACTGGTCGTCAACCAGGCCGCGCTGAAGCTCAAGCGCGAACGGCTGGCGCCCATCCTCGACGCTTTCGAGCGCGCTTCGCGGCCGGCCGGTGCCGAGTCCGGGCGCGTTGGAGAACCCGCATGA
- the hisF gene encoding imidazole glycerol phosphate synthase subunit HisF produces the protein MLAKRIIPCLDVTNGRVVKGVNFVELRDAGDPVEIARRYDEQGADEITFLDITATSDGRDLILHIIEAVASQVFIPLTVGGGVRALEDVRRLLNAGADKISMNSSAVANPQLVSDASARHGAQCIVVAIDAKKVSADGEPPRWEVFTHGGRKATGLDAVAWAREMARRGAGEILLTSMDRDGTKSGFDLELTRAVSDAVPVPVIASGGVGNLQHLADGIKLGHADAVLAASIFHYGEHTVGEAKRFMAQQDIPVRM, from the coding sequence ATGCTAGCCAAACGAATCATCCCCTGCCTGGACGTGACCAACGGCCGGGTGGTCAAGGGCGTCAATTTCGTCGAATTGCGCGACGCGGGCGACCCCGTCGAGATCGCGCGTCGTTACGACGAGCAGGGCGCCGACGAAATCACCTTCCTCGACATCACCGCGACGTCCGACGGGCGCGACCTGATCCTGCACATCATCGAAGCGGTGGCGTCGCAGGTGTTCATTCCGTTGACCGTCGGCGGCGGCGTGCGCGCGCTCGAAGATGTGCGCCGGCTGCTGAACGCGGGTGCCGACAAGATCAGCATGAACTCGTCCGCGGTGGCGAATCCGCAACTGGTGTCGGACGCCAGCGCCCGCCACGGCGCGCAGTGCATCGTGGTGGCCATCGATGCCAAGAAGGTGTCGGCTGACGGCGAACCGCCGCGCTGGGAAGTCTTCACGCACGGCGGGCGCAAGGCGACCGGCCTCGATGCCGTGGCCTGGGCCCGCGAGATGGCGCGGCGCGGCGCCGGCGAGATCCTGCTGACCAGCATGGACCGCGACGGCACCAAGAGCGGCTTCGACCTGGAACTGACGCGCGCGGTGTCGGATGCCGTGCCGGTGCCGGTCATTGCCTCGGGCGGGGTCGGCAACCTGCAGCACCTGGCCGACGGCATTAAGCTGGGGCATGCCGACGCGGTGCTCGCCGCGAGCATCTTCCACTACGGCGAACACACGGTCGGCGAGGCCAAGCGGTTCATGGCGCAACAAGATATTCCAGTGCGGATGTGA